From the genome of Fibrobacter sp.:
CGCTTGCCCAAGATTTTGACTGTTTTGTTTTTGGTGGTGAACATCTTTGCGGGTTATGCCAGTTCTATGGCCTGGAACATGTTGCAGCCCCACCAGCAGAAGCGGGTGAATACCTTTTTGGACCCCATGAGCGATCCTTTGGGAGATGGCTACCAGGTTTTGCAGTCCCTGACGGCCATCGGTTCCGGAGGCCTTAAGGGCAAGGGTTTTGGGCATGGTACCCAGACCAACCTGGCCTTCTTGCCCGAAGAACATACGGACTTTATCTTTAGCGTGCTGGGGGAACAGTTCGGCTTTATAGGTTGTGCCGTAATCCTTGTGCTTTATTTCTTGTTCCTCTGGCGGGCCACCTCTACCTGCAAGCTTTTCTCGGACCCCTTTATCACCTTGATTACCATGGGGGCCTCTACCATATTCCTTTTCCATATTCTCGTGAACATTGCCATGACCATAGGGCTTATGCCCGTGACGGGGCTTCCCTTGCCGTTCCTTTCTTACGGAGGCTCCTTTGCCCTTACCTGTATGGTTTTGGTCGGTGCGATTCTTTGCATGAGGTTCCAGGGCCATCGCCAGTAATTATATTTACGGCATTATGGCTACTATTCCTACCCTCAAAGACAATCTGGTTATTGAAAACATCTGCCCCCAAATCGAAGGGGGGCGCTTTATGCTCAAGCGTGAGCCCGGTGATACGGTGACGCTTACGGCGGATATTTTCCGTCACAGTCACGAGAAGTACGACGCTGCGATTTTCTACCGTCACGTGTCCAAGAAAAAATGGGAAAAGGCTCCCATGCACTTTGTGGATAATGACCAGTGGGAAGGTTCCTTTACCGTCAACAACATCGGTTACTACGAATACAAGATTTGCGCCTGGACCATTGAACCGAAGGATGTTCCTACCGAGTCCCCCGTGATGAAACTCCGTGTGGACCCTACCTACAGCCGTGTAGGCACCTGGTACGAGATGTGGCCCAAGAGCCAGGGCACCGACCCCAAGAAGAGCGCTACCTGGAAGGACTGCGAAAAGCAGCTAGACTACATTGTGAATCTCGGCTTTGATACGGTTTACCTGGTGCCGATTCACCCGATCGGTGTTACGAACCGCAAGGGCGCAAACAACGCCTTGCACGCCAAGGTGGACAAGAAGGGCAAACCCATTGAACCAGGATGCCCCTACGCCGTGGGTAACAAGAATGGTGGCCATTACGACGTGGACCCGGAACTGGGTACCATGAAGGACTTCGAGCATTTTGCAAAGACCGCCCGAGACAAGGGACTTCGTCTGGCGCTGGACATTGCCCTCAACTGCAGCCCTGACCATCCCTACGTGAAGAGTCACCCGGAATGGTTCTACCACGAACCGGATGGCAGCATCAAGTTTGCGGAAAACCCGCCCAAGAAGTACGAAGACATTTACCCCTTCGACTACTATAACGAAAACTACAAGGCCCTGTGGAAAGAAATCGAGAACATCATTCTGTTCTGGGCCGACAAGGGAATCGAAATTTTCCGTATCGATAATCCCCATACCAAGCCTTTCCCCTTCTGGGAAT
Proteins encoded in this window:
- a CDS encoding DUF3416 domain-containing protein; translation: MATIPTLKDNLVIENICPQIEGGRFMLKREPGDTVTLTADIFRHSHEKYDAAIFYRHVSKKKWEKAPMHFVDNDQWEGSFTVNNIGYYEYKICAWTIEPKDVPTESPVMKLRVDPTYSRVGTWYEMWPKSQGTDPKKSATWKDCEKQLDYIVNLGFDTVYLVPIHPIGVTNRKGANNALHAKVDKKGKPIEPGCPYAVGNKNGGHYDVDPELGTMKDFEHFAKTARDKGLRLALDIALNCSPDHPYVKSHPEWFYHEPDGSIKFAENPPKKYEDIYPFDYYNENYKALWKEIENIILFWADKGIEIFRIDNPHTKPFPFWEWLIADVKEKRPELVFLAEAFTRPKMMHRLAKSGFDMSYTYFAWRSAKWEFEQYLKELTQSNAKEYMRGIFFPTTPDIFPKYLAYKGPNAFKQRYFLAATLSSLTGMYNGYELCENIPSPIKEELADSEKYQYKVHNWSGPGIQDFVRRVNTARQEHAALQEYDNLEFHYAQNDQLMVYSKKTGDDIILCVCNMDMDNPQEGLVEINMSKLGMAEDAFYFLKDVITGDSFVWRGSKNFVRLDPARAPGHMFIVKRI